Proteins encoded by one window of Cannabis sativa cultivar Pink pepper isolate KNU-18-1 chromosome 4, ASM2916894v1, whole genome shotgun sequence:
- the LOC133037422 gene encoding LRR receptor-like serine/threonine-protein kinase GSO1, which translates to MKRVSQTHFSVLLLILLMFVWLPLKIASSPRTLAEALITWRNNLVLEPSSLDSWDSNNINNLCNWTNVVCDGSIGEVSQIDLSNMDLNGTLDKFNFSPFLNITVFNLNNNKLAGSIPTTIGNLTKLTLLDLSENYFEGEIPMQISQFSELQYLSLDNNYLEGPIPFQLSNLKKVWYLSLGANYLENSDWSKFSSMPSLTYLDLYKNHFSSTFPGFVSKCRNLTFLDLSENSWTGSIPQSVFSNLVKLESFNLTDNKFVGHLSSNILKLSKLKHLHLHTNFLKGKIPSGIGLLHDLEVLELHENSFGGSIPSFIGQLKNLLHLKTLDLSYNNLTGPIPTSLCNLKSLIFFYVNNNNFTGSIPLEIGNLKKLKTLDLSKNHLTGPIPISLCNLKNLITFYADTNQLSGVLPVNISRLSNLEELAIFTNNFTGSIPSEIGNLKKLKSLDFSANHLTGPIPTSVWNLKSLTSFYVNTNQLSGTLPVNISRLSNLEHLFAFTNNFIGSIPSEIGNLKKLKRIDISENQLTGSIPTSLWNLKNLIVVHCFDNNLVGTIPPEIGNLEFLTSFDVDTNQLSGELPVNISKLINLKVFNVLGNNFTGEIDRDFGKNNPHLNFVGFADNNFVGKLPQNLCSGFNLEYLGVYNNNFTGPLPKCLKNCTKLNRVRLDGNRFTGNITNAFGVHPHLDSIFLNNNQFIGHILSTWGQCQNLTTLQMGHNKISGKIPPELGNLMKLQLSWKILNFCTSLISAIII; encoded by the coding sequence ATGAAAAGAGTTTCACAAACTCATTTCTctgttcttcttcttattcttcttaTGTTTGTTTGGCTTCCATTGAAGATTGCTTCTTCACCAAGAACACTAGCAGAGGCTCTCATAACATGGAGGAACAACTTGGTATTGGAACCATCTTCTCTGGATTCATGggacagcaacaacatcaacaaTCTTTGCAACTGGACTAATGTTGTCTGTGACGGTTCCATAGGAGAAGTCTCTCAAATAGACCTCTCCAACATGGACCTCAATGGAACATTGGACAAGTTCAACTTCTCTCCATTCCTTAACATCACGGTCTTCAACCTCAACAACAACAAACTCGCTGGCTCGATACCAACAACCATTGGTAATCTCACCAAGCTCACTTTGTTGGACTTGAgtgaaaattattttgaagGAGAAATTCCAATGCAGATAAGTCAATTCTCAGAGCTTCAATATCTTAGTTTGGACAACAATTATCTTGAGGGTCCAATTCCTTTCCAGCTTAGCAATTTAAAAAAGGTATGGTACTTATCACTTGGAGCAAACTATTTGGAAAATTCAGATTGGTCTAAATTTTCAAGCATGCCTTCCTTAACCTACCTTGATCTTTATAAGAACCACTTTAGTTCAACATTCCCAGGCTTCGTATCAAAGTGTAGGAACTTGACCTTCCTTGACTTGTCTGAAAACAGTTGGACTGGGTCAATTCCACAATCTGTATTTTCCAATCTTGTCAAACTCGAATCTTTCAATCTCACAGATAACAAATTTGTGGGACATTTGTCATCTAATATTTTGAAACTTTCTAAGCTCAAACACCTTCATTTACACACAAATTTCCTCAAAGGTAAAATTCCTAGTGGAATTGGTCTCCTACATGATCTTGAGGTTCTTGAACTACATGAAAATTCCTTTGGTGGGAGTATTCCTTCTTTTATTGGCCAACTCAAAAATCTATTACATCTTAAAACTTTGGATCTTTCTTATAATAATCTCACGGGTCCAATTCCAACTTCTCTATGCAACCTCAAAAGCCTCATCTTCTTTTATGTAAATAACAACAATTTCACTGGTTCAATTCCTTTAGAGATTGGAAACTTGAAGAAACTTAAAACACTAGATCTTTCTAAGAACCATCTCACGGGTCCAATTCCAATCTCATTATGCAACCTCAAAAACCTAATCACTTTTTATGCAGATACCAACCAACTATCAGGAGTATTGCCAGTTAATATTTCAAGGTTGAGTAACTTGGAGGAGTTAGCTatttttactaataatttcaCTGGTTCAATTCCTTCAGAGATTGGAAACTTGAAGAAACTTAAAAGTTTGGATTTTTCAGCAAACCATCTCACAGGTCCAATTCCAACCTCAGTATGGAACCTCAAAAGCCTTACCTCTTTTTATGTAAATACCAACCAATTATCAGGAACGTTGCCAGTTAATATTTCAAGGTTGAGTAACTTGGAGCACTTATTTGCCTTTACCAATAATTTCATAGGTTCAATTCCTTCAGAGATTGGAAACCTGAAGAAACTTAAAAGAATAGATATTTCTGAGAACCAACTCACAGGTTCCATTCCAACCTCTTTATGGAACCTCAAAAACCTCATTGTAGTACATTGTTTTGACAACAATCTGGTTGGAACCATCCCGCCAGAGATTGGAAATCTAGAATTCCTCACAAGTTTTGATGTTGACACCAATCAACTATCAGGAGAGTTACCAGTTAATATTTCCAAACTTATTAACTTGAAGGTGTTCAATGTTCTTGGCAATAATTTCACTGGGGAAATAGATAGAGACTTTGGGAAAAACAATCCTCATTTGAACTTCGTCGGGTTTGCTGACAACAATTTCGTTGGAAAACTACCACAAAATTTGTGTAGCGGGTTCAATCTAGAGTATTTGGGTGTATATAACAACAACTTTACAGGACCATTGCCCAAGTGCCTGAAAAACTGCACCAAATTAAATAGAGTAAGGCTTGATGGGAATCGATTCACAGGCAACATCACCAATGCTTTTGGTGTTCACCCACATCTTGATTCCATTTTCTTAAACAACAACCAATTCATCGGCCACATCTTAAGTACGTGGGGACAATGCCAAAATCTCACCACATTACAGATGGGTCATAATAAAATCTCTGGTAAGATTCCACCTGAACTTGGGAATT
- the LOC133037508 gene encoding MDIS1-interacting receptor like kinase 2-like has product MNSVLVFVLLHIFVLSLVPLKIDSSPRTQAEALIRWKMSLELKPSSLDSWSNNNIINLCNWTNVVCDGSNGEISQIHLSNLELNGKLDNFNFSPFLNITVFNLSKCELSGFIPTAIGNLTNLTLLDLSENYFTGPIPTSLWSLNNLIILALYNNSLSGYIPPEIENLQLLSTFDVSNNQLSGVLSSNISRLSNLERLSVFTNNFTGMIPSEIGNLKKLKRLDLSKNHLTGPIPTSLWNLRNLIFVRIFENNLFGTIPQEIGNLKLLSTFDARTNQLSGELPVNISSLSNLEVFSVHTNNFSGTIPRDFGKNNPNLKIVMFGINNFFGQLPQGLCRSFNLEYLGVNNNRFTGQLPECLRNCTKLRRVRLDGNRFKGDITNAFGVHPRLISMFLNNNQFIGHVSSTWGQCQNLTRLQLGQNKIFGRIPSELGSLTKLKVLSLDSNALSGEIPTQLGNLKVLYQLNLSNNHLTGKIPTSLSGLSELEVLDFSANNLSGEIPHWLGNYKGLVSLNLSHNMLTSEIPTELGNLVSLQYVLDLSSNLLIGKISSSLSRLTKLEILNISHNHLSGNIPHTFSNLISISYMDFSFNNLTGSIPTGGIFQNARTNAYYYGNVGLCGNSTGLKPCKTHTSGSKSALILIISLVCGLVFVTTIVIVLILCHKFKVLDKQRKTSNQNDTRQSLMIWEKEAKFTFGEIVEATENFDDKYCIGKGGFGTVYKAILRSHELVLAVKRLHMSDTSDIPEVSRISFENEIQTLTEVRHRNIIKLYGFCSRNNGLYLVYKYANKGSLAKVLYDSTDLDWDSRVKIVQGLAHAISYLHHECSPPIIHRDVSLNNVLLGSDFVPILSYFGIARLLIPNLSIWTTVAGSYGYMAPELALTMRVTEKCDVYSFGVVALEIMMGKHPGELLESLSSARSKTLLLENILLKDVLDQRLLPPSTGRLSMDVVLIVSLALSCTRTRPELRPTMHLISQELSTKSARASIISEPFETITIEKLDAPFYD; this is encoded by the exons ATGAATAGTGTTCTTGTTTTTgttcttcttcatatttttgTGTTGTCTTTGGTTCCATTGAAGATTGATTCTTCACCAAGAACACAAGCAGAGGCTCTAATAAGATGGAAGATGAGCTTGGAGTTGAAACCATCTTCTCTTGATTCATGGTCCAACAACAACATCATTAATCTTTGCAATTGGACTAATGTTGTATGTGATGGTTCCAATGGAGAAATCTCACAAATACATCTCTCCAACTTGGAACTCAATGGAAAATTGGACAACTTCAACTTCTCTCCATTTCTTAACATCACTGTCTTCAACCTCAGCAAATGCGAGCTCTCGGGATTTATACCAACAGCCATTGGTAATCTCACCAACCTCACTTTGTTGGATCTTTCTGAGAACTATTTCACTGGTCCAATTCCAACTTCACTGTGGAGCCTTAACAACCTCATCATTCTAGCCCTTTACAACAATAGTTTGAGTGGTTACATCCCACCAGAAATTGAAAATCTACAACTCTTGTCAACTTTTGATGTAAGCAACAACCAATTATCAGGAGTGTTGTCATCTAACATTTCCAGACTGAGTAACTTGGAGAGATTAAGTGTTTTCACCAATAATTTCACTGGTATGATTCCTTCAGAGATTGGAAACTTGAAGAAACTTAAAAGATTGGATCTTTCTAAGAACCATCTCACTGGTCCAATTCCAACCTCTCTATGGAACCTAAGAAATCTCATCTTTGTgcgaattttcgaaaataatctTTTTGGAACCATTCCTCAAGAGATTGGAAATCTAAAACTTTTGTCAACTTTTGATGCAAGAACCAACCAACTATCAGGAGAGTTGCCAGTTAATATTTCCAGTCTTAGTAACTTGGAGGTGTTCTCTGTTCATACCAATAATTTCTCTGGGACAATCCCTAGAGACTTTGGGAaaaataatcctaatttgaagATCGTTATGTTTGGAATCAACAATTTCTTTGGACAGTTGCCACAAGGTTTGTGTAGAAGCTTCAATCTAGAGTATTTGGGTGTAAACAACAACAGATTTACTGGCCAATTGCCCGAGTGCCTGAGAAATTGCACAAAATTAAGAAGAGTAAGGCTTGATGGAAATCGATTCAAAGGTGACATAACCAATGCATTTGGTGTTCACCCACGCCTTATTTCCATgttcttaaacaacaatcaattCATTGGTCATGTTTCAAGTACATGGGGACAATGTCAGAATCTCACCAGATTACAGTTGGGTCAAAATAAAATCTTTGGAAGGATCCCTTCAGAACTCGGGAGTTTGACAAAGTTGAAAGTTTTGAGCTTAGATTCCAACGCGTTGAGTGGGGAAATTCCAACTCAGTTAGGAAATCTAAAAGTTTTGTACCAGCTTAATCTCAGCAATAATCATTTGACAGGAAAAATCCCTACAAGCTTATCAGGTTTGAGTGAGCTAGAGGTTCTTGATTTTTCAGCAAACAATTTATCAGGTGAAATACCACACTGGTTAGGTAATTATAAAGGATTGGTGAGCTTAAACCTTAGTCATAATATGCTAACTAGTGAGATACCAACAGAGCTTGGAAATTTGGTGTCTTTGCAATATGTATTGGATCTCAGTAGCAATTTACTCATTGGAAAGATTTCCTCAAGCCTCTCAAGGCTTACAAAGTTGGAAATTCTCAACATATCTCATAACCACTTGTCAGGTAATATTCCACACACATTTTCCAACCTAATAAGTATAAGTTACATGGATTTTTCTTTCAACAACTTGACGGGTTCAATCCCAACTGGAGGAATTTTCCAAAATGCAAGAACAAATGCTTATTATTATGGAAATGTTGGTCTATGTGGAAACTCTACAGGACTTAAGCCATGCAAAACTCATACCAGCGGAAGTAAAAGTGctctaattttaattattagtctcGTTTGTGGCCTAGTTTTTGTTACTACCATTGTAATCGTTCTCATATTGTGCCATAAATTCAAAGTGTTAGATAAACAAAGGAAAACTTCTAACCAAAATGACACTCGCCAATCATTGATGATATGGGAGAAGGAAGCAAAATTCACTTTTGGAGAAATTGTAGAGGCAACAGAAAACTTTGATGACAAGTATTGCATTGGGAAAGGAGGCTTTGGCACTGTTTACAAGGCTATATTGAGATCACATGAGTTGGTTCTTGCAGTTAAGCGGTTACACATGTCAGACACGAGTGATATTCCAGAAGTTAGTCGCATAAGTTTCGAAAATGAGATTCAAACTCTAACAGAAGTCCGACATCGAAACATCATAAAGCTTTATGGGTTTTGTTCAAGAAACAATGGTTTATACTTGGTGTATAAGTATGCAAACAAGGGTAGTCTTGCCAAAGTATTATACGATTCAACAGATCTTGATTGGGATTCAAGGGTGAAAATAGTTCAAGGATTGGCCCATGCAATCTCATACTTACACCATGAATGTTCTCCACCAATTATTCATCGTGACGTGTCCTTAAACAATGTACTACTTGGCTCTGATTTTGTTCCCATATTGTCGTATTTTGGCATTGCACGTTTGTTGATCCCTAACTTGTCCATTTGGACAACTGTGGCTGGATCGTATGGCTACATGGCGCCAG AGCTAGCTTTAACCATGCGTGTGACAGAGAAATGTGATGTCTACAGTTTTGGAGTAGTAGCTTTAGAAATTATGATGGGAAAACACCCGGGAGAACTGTTGGAATCTTTATCATCAGCTCGTTCGAAAACATTATTATTAGAGAATATACTCTTGAAAGATGTGTTAGATCAACGGTTGTTACCTCCTAGTACTGGGCGATTATCAATGGATGTGGTGTTAATAGTGAGCTTGGCATTGTCATGTACTAGAACTAGACCTGAGTTACGTCCCACCATGCATTTGATTTCACAAGAATTGTCAACAAAGAGTGCTCGGGCTTCCATCATCTCTGAGCCATTCGAAACCATTACAATTGAGAAGCTTGATGCACCTTTTTATGATTAG
- the LOC133037510 gene encoding small ribosomal subunit protein uS11m-like, protein MRKIAHHVCGLSTSSNLSSSIMHNKGVSAPYALMSFLSSIHSGSTKEIENRDNPMNFVRGIIEQDERNPSGFMPQNDRNPRGFMPQNERSSFPRSSFPRSFIPQDDRNQRGFTQRDERNPMNFVRGILQQDERNLFGGSRFPRYNLEHDADFVHIKLMRNNTFVTVTDSKGNKKMGASAGSLPEMKGGAKQSRYAAEATAEHVGRMSKNMGLKSVVMKVKGFTFFKKKKQAIISWREGFTNSRGDQNPIVYLEDTTRRPHNGCRLPKKRRT, encoded by the coding sequence ATGAGAAAGATTGCACACCATGTTTGTGGACTTTCTACTAGCTCAAATTTGAGCTCTAGTATTATGCATAACAAGGGTGTCTCTGCTCCATATGCTTTGATGAGTTTTCTTTCTTCCATACATTCTGGAAGTACAAAAGAAATCGAGAACAGAGATAATCCCATGAACTTTGTAAGGGGTATTATAGAACAAGATGAAAGAAACCCAAGTGGTTTTATGCCGCAAAATGATAGAAACCCAAGGGGTTTTATGCCGCAAAATGAAAGGAGCTCCTTCCCAAGGAGTTCCTTCCCAAGGAGTTTCATACCACAAGACGATAGAAACCAAAGGGGTTTTACACAACGAGATGAAAGAAACCCCATGAACTTTGTAAGGGGTATTTTACAACAAGATGAAAGAAATTTGTTCGGGGGTTCTCGCTTTCCTCGATACAATCTTGAGCATGATGCTGATTTTGTCCACATAAAGTTGATGCGCAACAATACATTTGTTACAGTTACAGATTCAAAGGGAAACAAAAAGATGGGAGCTTCAGCTGGATCTTTGCCCGAAATGAAAGGAGGAGCAAAGCAGTCTCGGTATGCTGCTGAAGCAACTGCAGAGCACGTAGGAAGAATGTCGAAAAATATGGGATTAAAATCAGTTGTGATGAAGGTGAAAGGGTTTactttctttaaaaagaaaaagcaaGCAATTATAAGCTGGAGAGAAGGGTTTACTAATTCAAGAGGGGATCAGAATCCAATAGTATATCTTGAGGATACAACTCGGCGTCCCCATAATGGCTGCCGGCTCCCCAAAAAGCGGCGTACTTGA
- the LOC115719820 gene encoding uncharacterized protein LOC115719820 yields the protein MVKASSVQQNKSSYCEGIPAGRGKDSWFWTLESNGRFSCKSAYLAQTVDSSSPREVAPSMWNKLWNSKIPERLKVLWWCILSKALPVRSVLGRRFPIEDESCPLCGTESETMEHLFLSCNVAFHLWRSSPWGIFPICDAGIRMWDWVKFLWDLKNKGINEQETFLYASIIIDTIWRTRNEKVHNNSPVDIFKCIDSVRFSFADHHAYLLPCPTRCLTESWCPPPQDWLKLNCDVRVGMDSMCAAVVARDHVGKVIWVSTKRLDFSNALCGEAAACCLAIEEAKARGIEFLIVESDSWVVINALNGKESCWELDNYVSFCKNTSTSFIGCTFQFVRRQCNFMAHNVANWAFSHQMFGSVPISSMPDIIFCNDREV from the exons ATGGTCAAAGCAAGCTCTGtacaacaaaataaaagttCAT ACTGTGAGGGTATTCCTGCTGGACGAGGCAAGGATAGCTGGTTCTGGACCTTGGAAAGTAATGGTCGGTTCTCCTGCAAATCAGCCTATTTGGCCCAGACTGTGGATAGTTCGAGCCCTAGAGAGGTTGCTCCCTCTATGTGGAACAAGCTTTGGAATAGTAAAATTCCAGAGAGACTCAAGGTCCTTTGGTGGTGTATTCTGTCCAAGGCTCTCCCAGTTCGATCCGTGCTAGGTAGAAGGTTTCCTATTGAGGATGAGAGTTGCCCCCTGTGCGGAACAGAAAGTGAAACTATGGAGCATTTATTTCTCTCTTGTAATGTTGCCTTTCACCTATGGCGGTCATCTCCTTGGGGTATCTTCCCTATATGTGACGCTGGTATAAGAATGTGGGATTGGGTTAAGTTCTTATGGGATCTCAAAAACAAAGGAATTAATGAGCAGGAGACCTTTTTATATGCTTCGATCATCATTGACACAATCTGGCGGACTCGGAATGAAAAGGTACATAATAATAGTCCGGTGGATATCTTTAAATGTATAGACTCTGTTCgtttttcttttgcagatcatcATGCTTACTTGCTCCCTTGTCCAACCCGGTGCTTGACGGAATCTTGGTGTCCACCCCCACAGGATTGGTTGAAGCTCAACTGCGACGTTAGAGTGGGGATGGATAGCATGTGCGCTGCAGTGGTTGCAAGGGATCACGTCGGCAAGGTGATCTGGGTTTCTACAAAAAGACTGGATTTTTCTAATGCTCTCTGTGGGGAAGCGGCGGCTTGCTGTTTGGCTATAGAGGAGGCTAAAGCTCGTGGTATTGAGTTCCTTATTGTGGAGAGTGATTCGTGGGTGGTGATCAACGCTCTCAATGGGAAGGAGTCCTGTTGGGAGCTTGATAACTATGTCTCTTTTTGTAAAAATACCTCCACCTCTTTTATTGGTTGTACTTTTCAATTTGTTCGTAGACAGTGTAATTTTatggcccataatgtggctaattGGGCATTTTCCCATCAGATGTTTGGCTCTGTGCCAATTTCCTCTATGCCTGatattatattttgtaatgaccgcgAGGTCTAA
- the LOC115712580 gene encoding MDIS1-interacting receptor like kinase 2-like, whose product MIPSEIGNLKKLKRLDLSKNHLTGPIPTSLWNLRNLIFVRIFENNLFGTIPQEIGNLKLLSTFDARTNQLSGELPVNISSLSNLEVFSVHTNNFSGTIPRDFGKNNPNLKIVMFGINNFFGQLPQDLCSGFNLEYLGVNNNRFTGQLPKCLRNCTKLRRVRLDGNRFKGDITNAFGVHPRLISMFLNNNQFIGHVSSTWGQCQNLTRLQLGQNKIFGRIPSELGSLTKLKVLSLDSNALSGEIPTQLGNLKVLYQLNLSNNHLTGKIPTSLSGLSELEVLDFSANNLSGEIPHWLGNYKGLVSLNLSHNMLTSEIPTELGNLVSLQHVLDLSSNLLIGKISSSLSRLTKLEILNISHNHLSGNIPHTFSNLISISYIDFSFNNLTGSIPTGGIFQNARTNAYYYGNVGLCGNSTGLKPCKTHTSRSKSALILIISLVCGLVFVTTIVIALILCHKFKVLDKQRKTSNQNDTRQSLMIWEKEAKFTFGEIVEATENFDDKYCIGKGGFGTVYKAILRSHELVLAVKRLHMSDTSDIPEVSRISFENEIQTLTEVRHRNIIKLYGFCSRNNGLYLVYKYANKGSLAKVLYDSTDLDWDSRVKIVQGLAHAISYLHHECSPPIIHRDVSLNNVLLGSDFVPILSDFGIARLLIPNLSIWTTVAGSYGYMAPELALTMRVTEKCDVYSFGVVALEIMMGKHPGELLESLSSARSKTLLLENILLKDVLDQRLLPPSTGRLSMDVVLIVSLALSCTRSRPELRPTMHLISQELSTKSARASIISEPFETITIEKLAAPLYD is encoded by the exons ATGATTCCTTCAGAGATTGGAAACTTGAAGAAACTTAAAAGATTGGATCTTTCTAAGAACCATCTCACTGGTCCAATTCCAACCTCTCTATGGAACCTAAGAAATCTCATCTTTGTgcgaattttcgaaaataatctTTTTGGAACCATTCCTCAAGAGATTGGAAATCTAAAACTTTTGTCAACTTTTGATGCAAGAACCAACCAACTATCAGGAGAGTTGCCAGTTAATATTTCCAGTCTTAGTAACTTGGAGGTGTTCTCTGTTCATACCAATAATTTCTCTGGGACAATCCCTAGAGACTTTGGGAaaaataatcctaatttgaagATCGTTATGTTTGGAATCAACAATTTCTTTGGACAGTTGCCACAAGATTTGTGTAGCGGCTTCAATCTAGAGTATTTGGGTGTAAATAACAACAGATTTACTGGGCAACTGCCCAAGTGCCTGAGAAACTGCACAAAATTAAGAAGAGTAAGGCTTGATGGAAATCGATTCAAAGGTGACATAACCAATGCATTTGGTGTTCACCCACGCCTTATTTCCATGTTCTTAAACAACAACCAATTCATTGGTCATGTTTCAAGTACATGGGGACAATGTCAGAATCTCACCAGATTACAGTTGGGTCAAAATAAAATCTTTGGAAGGATCCCTTCAGAACTCGGGAGTTTGACAAAGTTGAAAGTTTTGAGCTTAGATTCCAACGCGTTGAGTGGGGAAATTCCAACTCAATTAGGAAATCTAAAAGTTTTGTACCAGCTTAATCTCAGCAATAATCATTTGACAGGCAAAATCCCTACAAGCTTATCAGGTTTGAGTGAGCTAGAGGTTCTTGATTTTTCAGCAAACAATTTATCAGGTGAAATACCACACTGGTTAGGTAATTATAAAGGATTGGTGAGCTTAAACCTCAGTCATAATATGCTAACTAGTGAGATACCAACAGAGCTTGGAAATTTGGTGTCTTTGCAACATGTATTGGATCTCAGTAGCAATTTACTCATTGGAAAGATTTCCTCAAGCCTCTCAAGGCTTACAAAGTTGGAAATTCTCAACATATCTCATAACCACTTGTCAGGTAATATTCCACACACATTTTCCAACCTAATAAGTATAAGTTACATCGATTTTTCATTCAACAACTTGACGGGTTCAATCCCAACTGGAGGAATTTTCCAAAATGCAAGAACAAATGCTTATTATTATGGAAATGTTGGTCTATGTGGAAACTCTACAGGACTTAAGCCATGCAAAACTCATACCAGCAGAAGTAAAAGTGctctaattttaattattagtctcGTTTGTGGCCTAGTTTTTGTTACTACCATTGTAATCGCTCTCATATTGTGCCATAAATTCAAAGTGTTAGATAAACAAAGGAAAACTTCTAACCAAAATGACACTCGCCAATCATTGATGATATGGGAGAAGGAAGCAAAATTCACTTTTGGAGAAATTGTAGAGGCAACAGAAAACTTTGATGACAAGTATTGCATTGGGAAAGGAGGCTTTGGCACTGTTTACAAGGCTATATTGAGATCACATGAGTTGGTTCTTGCAGTTAAGCGGTTACACATGTCAGACACGAGTGATATTCCAGAAGTTAGTCGCATAAGTTTCGAAAATGAGATTCAAACTCTAACAGAAGTCCGACATCGAAACATCATAAAGCTTTATGGATTTTGTTCAAGAAACAATGGTTTATACTTGGTGTATAAGTATGCAAACAAGGGTAGTCTTGCCAAAGTATTATACGATTCAACAGATCTTGATTGGGATTCAAGGGTGAAAATAGTTCAAGGATTGGCTCATGCAATCTCATACTTACACCATGAATGTTCTCCACCAATTATTCATCGTGACGTGTCCTTAAACAATGTACTACTTGGCTCTGATTTTGTTCCCATATTGTCAGATTTTGGCATTGCACGTTTGTTGATCCCTAACTTGTCCATTTGGACAACTGTGGCTGGATCGTATGGCTACATGGCGCCAG AGCTAGCTTTAACCATGCGTGTGACAGAGAAATGTGATGTCTACAGTTTTGGAGTAGTAGCTTTAGAAATTATGATGGGAAAACACCCGGGAGAACTGTTGGAATCTTTATCATCAGCTCGTTCGAAAACATTATTATTAGAGAATATACTATTGAAAGATGTGTTAGATCAACGGTTGTTACCTCCTAGTACTGGGCGATTATCAATGGATGTGGTGTTAATAGTGAGCTTGGCATTGTCATGTACTAGAAGTAGACCAGAGTTACGTCCCACCATGCATTTGATTTCACAAGAATTGTCAACAAAGAGTGCTCGGGCTTCCATCATCTCTGAGCCATTCGAAACCATTACAATTGAGAAGCTTGCTGCACCTCTTTATGATTAG
- the LOC133037511 gene encoding small ribosomal subunit protein uS11m-like produces MRKIAHHVCGLSTSSNLSSSIMHNKGVSAPYALMSFLSSIHSGSTKEIENRDNPMNFVRGIIEQDERNPSGFMPQNDRNPRGFMPQNERSSFPRSSFPRSFIPQDDRNQRGFTQRDERNPMNFVRGILQQDERNLFGGSRFPRYNLEHDADFVHIKLMRNNTFVTVTDSKGNKKMGASAGSLPEMKGGAKQSRYAAEATAEHVGRMSKNMGLKSVVMKVKGFTFFKKKKQAIISWREGFTNSRGDQNPIVYLEDTTRRPHNGCRLPKSGVLSTNKAGWLLNFISLGNHSPFLISFYIFVRVQTKKHKIKIDAKGNGLLRIPSALDY; encoded by the coding sequence ATGAGAAAGATTGCACACCATGTTTGTGGACTTTCTACTAGCTCAAATTTGAGCTCTAGTATTATGCATAACAAGGGTGTCTCTGCTCCATATGCTTTGATGAGTTTCCTTTCTTCCATACATTCTGGAAGTACAAAAGAAATCGAGAACAGAGATAATCCCATGAACTTTGTAAGGGGTATTATAGAACAAGATGAAAGAAACCCAAGTGGTTTTATGCCGCAAAATGATAGAAACCCAAGGGGTTTTATGCCGCAAAATGAAAGGAGCTCCTTCCCAAGGAGTTCCTTCCCAAGGAGTTTCATACCACAAGACGATAGAAACCAAAGGGGTTTTACACAACGAGATGAAAGAAACCCCATGAACTTTGTAAGGGGTATTTTACAACAAGATGAAAGAAATTTGTTCGGGGGTTCTCGCTTTCCTCGATACAATCTTGAGCATGATGCTGATTTTGTCCACATAAAGTTGATGCGCAACAATACATTTGTTACAGTTACAGATTCAAAGGGAAACAAAAAGATGGGAGCTTCAGCTGGATCTTTGCCCGAAATGAAAGGAGGAGCAAAGCAGTCTCGGTATGCTGCTGAAGCAACTGCAGAGCACGTAGGAAGAATGTCGAAAAATATGGGATTAAAATCAGTTGTGATGAAGGTGAAAGGGTTTactttctttaaaaagaaaaagcaaGCAATTATAAGCTGGAGAGAAGGGTTTACTAATTCAAGAGGGGATCAGAATCCAATAGTATACCTTGAGGATACAACTCGGCGTCCCCATAATGGCTGCCGGCTCCCCAAAAGCGGCGTACTTAGTACTAACAAAGCTGGTTGGTTATTGAACTTTATTTCACTTGGGAATCACAGTCCTTTTCTCatatcattttatatttttgtaagagTTCAAAccaaaaaacacaaaataaaaatagatgCAAAGGGTAATGGCCTTTTAAGAATACCTTCTGCTTTGGACTACTAG